The genomic stretch AACCGTCCAGGTCGATCCCGAAGGGGACCAATTCGGGATCGGCCGAGGACAGCCTCTTCATCAGATCCCTGAACCAGTCGAGACGATCGGAGAGCAGCTCCCTCTCATCCCTGGAAGGCTGATCCAGCAGATCATGCCACAACAGCCATAGAGCTTCTCCCATCGATCCGTAAAGGACATCGGCCGTCCTCTCCAGAAAATCAAGAACTCCACCGTTCAACCCCCTCGAGAAAAGGATAAGAGGCTCTCCCATAGCGAGAATCCTTTTTCTCCCTCCTCCTTTTCCGTAGGATACTACAGTCTCTACCAGATCGAACAGCGCATCATCGCCTAGGCCTTCTGAGCGAATGGAACTACACAATTCATCGACGACGCCTCGTCTAATTTCCCCGGGAATAGCCATGACCAGATCTCCGGCGAGAAGACACCTTGCGAGCCCCATGAAAATAGCCTCGTCTCCTGTCGGAAGATCCTCTATAAAAGGAGCGATTATATCCGGCCTATCCCCTGAAGATACAGACAGGACGGCCTCCAGCCAACGGGGAAACTGTCCATCTACCTCGGCCCCCTCATTCTGAGGGATCAGAGCCTTCATATCTACCAATTTATCGCTGTCCTCAAGAAATCCCCCGAGGAGAGCCGACATAGAGAGATATTCGCCGGAAAGGGCGTGCTCCCTTCCTCTTTCCACGGCAGCCGAACCTAGGGGAGAGCCCGCGATAAGATCTATGCCCTGCCTGGCGGCCCAGGCGACCATAATGGAAGAATAAGGCTCCAAGGGCGGAATCCATATAGAACAGGACTCCTCTTTTCTAGACGGTTCCACCTGGTAGGAGGAGGATCCTTCTATTCGGTGCTCTGTGCCGTTGACCACGCTGTTGACGAAGGCCTCCACCCTTGTTCGTACTCCCACGGAGGACGAATGTTCATCCACCTCGATGGACAGGAATGGCTTCTCCTTCAGGATCTCCCTGAGATAGTGTGAGGTCAGGGTATCGGGACCGCAACCATGATGGGAGAGGAAAACACCATGAAGGTTCTTCCTGCGCCCTATCAGTTTCGCCGCCGAAAGGACGTGCTGTCCGAAGGGCCAATACATATTGGGATGGTCGTCAAATATATCCTCCGCAGGTATCCCATAGAAGGGCAGCACCCTGTACCCCATGTCCTCCAGCATCTCCGGGACACCCATGTTCAGCAAGGGATCGGCTATACCGTACACCTTGGAAAGCATCACGAAGGTCTCCTCTGACTTATCGAGAGCTTCAAGATTTTCCTCGGCCCGTCTCTCCAACTTCGCAGAGAAACGCCCGTAGGATTCCATGGCGAATTTAAGAGCGTCTCTCGACTCCTCCGTCGAAGCTCCGAGCTGACGCCCCATTGAGACGAAGGAATTCATCACGAATTCTTTTCCCAGATTGAAGGCTATGGTAGGAGCCAGAAGACCTATCCCCCTACCCTTGAGATCCATGGCCTTGTCCACCATTTTAAAGGCCAACTGCATGTAGGGACAACCGTAACACTGCCTGGAACGGGAATCGGGGTGGTAAACCGAATGAAGGTCGGGGAAGAAAAGGTAGTCCACACCCTTGGCGACCAACTCCGCCACGTGACCATTAACCAGCTTGACGGGAAAGCAGGTCTCGCCCAAAGAGTATTCCTGAGCCAATCTCACCGTGTTCTCCGACGAGGGATCGGAAAGCATCACGTTCATTCCTAGACGACGGAAAAATGGAGCAAACATGGGATACATCCCGTAACAAAAGAGGGCCCTCGGTATACCCACCGTCGGCCTAGACGGATCCCTGACCTCCTCCAGATCTCCAAGAAGATCCCTGTGAACCTGGGATGTGAAACGATCCATGACTACGGACCGCTTCTCTTGATCTTCAGAATAGGTCTGGGAAAGCACGATCGGATCCTCCAAGCGGGAGAGAGCAAACCCCTTGAAAGAAGAGCCCTCTTCCCTTTTCATCTCGTCTTTTACCAGAAGAGCGGCTCCGATTGCTCCGGTAACGCTGAAAAAAGGAGGAACCTCGATAGATGCCCCCAGATGTGCACGAAAAGCGTTGACCACCCCCTGATTATAGGCGATGCCACCCTGCAGAAAGATCTTTTTTCCCACCCTTCCGCCGCCTACCACCCTGTGCAGATAATTTCTGACTACGGAATGACAAAGACCCGACGCCACGTCCTCTATTTCTACGCCCTTAGCCAGATGGGAGGCCACGCTGCTCTCCATGAATACGGTACACCTTTCCCCCAGATCGGATGGAGTTTCGCCCTTCAGTGCCAGATCCCCGAACTCATCCAGAGGGATTCCCAGCTTGGAGGCCTGTTCCTCTATGAAGGCTCCGGTCCCAGCGGCACAGACCTTGTTCATCTGAAAATCTCTCACCAGACCACCGTAAATAGAGATGTACTTGGAATCCTGTCCCCCTATCTCGAATACCGTATCCACCTCGGGGTCCATAGCCACAGCACCTCTGGCCTGAGCAGTGATCTCGTCTTTGACCCTGTCGGCTCCCACCAACTTACCGATCATGCCTCGGCCCGACCCGGTAACACCCACTCCGAGAACCGGACACCCCCGAAGATCGTGAGCTATCTCCGAGAGTCCTTTTTTCACCGACGAGACGGGATCCCCCAAAGTTTTCAGATACCTGAATCCCACCACCTGACCGGAACCGTTCAACGCCACTAGGTCGGTACTGGTTGACCCTACGTCTATTCCAAGCCAACAGCCCGATGAATCGGGAGAAGCAACGATCGAGTGTTTTCCTACGGCATCGCCTAAACCATAGGAGCTCAGCGACTCCATAGGAGGCTCCCCCCCTTCGACCTCATGCTGCCCTCCAGCCTTTAGCCAGGAGATCAGGCTCCAGAGGTCCAAGGGGATCCCCTCTCTGATCCCTATCAGGGCGGCCCCAAGGGCTGATACGACCTCGGATCCGGAAGGCACTAGCAACTCTTCCTCCCTCTTGCCGAGTTTTTTACCCAAGGCCTCGACCATGGTGCCGTTGAGGGAAACCCCACCACAGAACAGCATGGGACCGGATGTTTTTTTCCCCTTAATCACACCGTTTTTATAGCTTCCCGCAACACCGTGGGCCAATCCCATCAATATATCCGCCACAGGGACCCCTTCCTGCTGGTGGTGTATTATGTCGCTCTTGGCGAAAACGCTGCAACGGGCCGCTATTCTGGGAACAGATCGCGCCTTTTGGGCGATAGAATCGTAATCCTCTATCTTCATGCCCAACCGGGACATCTGTTCCTCCAGGAAAGCCCCCGTCCCGGAGGCACAACCGGAGTTCATGGATACCTCCAGGTTCTCCTCGTCACCCAGACCGGAGATGTACCTACATACCTGTCCTCCGATCTCAGCGATGGAACGAACTCCCGGCGATAGGGCATTGCCTCCCTCGACCAACGCCTGAACATCCATGGTCTTGAAAACGCAACCGGAAAGAGAAATCAAAGAGGACCCGCTCCCCACTACCGAACCATAAAGCTGACAATCCGGGCCCAACCTGTCCACAAGCAGACCAAGCAGGTCGGAGAGACAGGAGGATACATAGCCCTTATGCATCCTATAGCGACTCCATAAAATTCGTCCATCCTCGTCGGCCAAAACCAATTTCACAGAGGAATACCCTAGATCTATACCTAAACCGAACATAACCCACCTCCAAATATTAGCAACTAAACCAATTCACGTTCGAACGGCTCTAAAAGACTCTTGCATCGAAGACAATCTCTACAAAGCGAGAAGACAGCCTCATGTTTGTGATTACTAACATAGTAAAGCACCTTAACAAAGATGTCAACGCATGCTTTCAGACGTCATTTCTGAACTATTTGACAAGTTCAAAAACCTCTGCTACTGTGATTAGGGTGGTTTCCACAAAGGAAATATATTTTCCTATTTGGATAATCGATTGGAGGATGTCTCGTTGAGCAGTTTACAGAAAGGACTCGATATCCTGAGGCTTCTGGCGGATCCACCGTTCAGCTACACGCTGTCGGAGATGGCTTCAGCCACTGGAATGGGTAAAAGCGGTCTGTACAAGATCCTATCGTCCCTCAGGGAAAAGAATTTCGTCGTTCAGGAAAATTCCT from Dethiosulfovibrio faecalis encodes the following:
- a CDS encoding acyl-CoA dehydratase activase, giving the protein MFGLGIDLGYSSVKLVLADEDGRILWSRYRMHKGYVSSCLSDLLGLLVDRLGPDCQLYGSVVGSGSSLISLSGCVFKTMDVQALVEGGNALSPGVRSIAEIGGQVCRYISGLGDEENLEVSMNSGCASGTGAFLEEQMSRLGMKIEDYDSIAQKARSVPRIAARCSVFAKSDIIHHQQEGVPVADILMGLAHGVAGSYKNGVIKGKKTSGPMLFCGGVSLNGTMVEALGKKLGKREEELLVPSGSEVVSALGAALIGIREGIPLDLWSLISWLKAGGQHEVEGGEPPMESLSSYGLGDAVGKHSIVASPDSSGCWLGIDVGSTSTDLVALNGSGQVVGFRYLKTLGDPVSSVKKGLSEIAHDLRGCPVLGVGVTGSGRGMIGKLVGADRVKDEITAQARGAVAMDPEVDTVFEIGGQDSKYISIYGGLVRDFQMNKVCAAGTGAFIEEQASKLGIPLDEFGDLALKGETPSDLGERCTVFMESSVASHLAKGVEIEDVASGLCHSVVRNYLHRVVGGGRVGKKIFLQGGIAYNQGVVNAFRAHLGASIEVPPFFSVTGAIGAALLVKDEMKREEGSSFKGFALSRLEDPIVLSQTYSEDQEKRSVVMDRFTSQVHRDLLGDLEEVRDPSRPTVGIPRALFCYGMYPMFAPFFRRLGMNVMLSDPSSENTVRLAQEYSLGETCFPVKLVNGHVAELVAKGVDYLFFPDLHSVYHPDSRSRQCYGCPYMQLAFKMVDKAMDLKGRGIGLLAPTIAFNLGKEFVMNSFVSMGRQLGASTEESRDALKFAMESYGRFSAKLERRAEENLEALDKSEETFVMLSKVYGIADPLLNMGVPEMLEDMGYRVLPFYGIPAEDIFDDHPNMYWPFGQHVLSAAKLIGRRKNLHGVFLSHHGCGPDTLTSHYLREILKEKPFLSIEVDEHSSSVGVRTRVEAFVNSVVNGTEHRIEGSSSYQVEPSRKEESCSIWIPPLEPYSSIMVAWAARQGIDLIAGSPLGSAAVERGREHALSGEYLSMSALLGGFLEDSDKLVDMKALIPQNEGAEVDGQFPRWLEAVLSVSSGDRPDIIAPFIEDLPTGDEAIFMGLARCLLAGDLVMAIPGEIRRGVVDELCSSIRSEGLGDDALFDLVETVVSYGKGGGRKRILAMGEPLILFSRGLNGGVLDFLERTADVLYGSMGEALWLLWHDLLDQPSRDERELLSDRLDWFRDLMKRLSSADPELVPFGIDLDGLASLANEHMGHYAGTFGRYRGAKPLSKGDFDGVVSLSSMYENTGISLGVIRRDSSLGDFPPCLDLVFDGTDTDDNLARLETFVHYLKPREVSERELSTCLVRS